Part of the Imperialibacter roseus genome, CAACTCATAGGGCGGATACTGGAACAAGGGATATGACTGAACGTCTACCTCGTGATAAAAAAGATTCTCATTAAAGAAATCAAGTCGTGTGGGTTGTGAATAGGTAATGAAGTGAATCCTGTGCCCCTCTTTGGCCAGGGCCTTTCCAAGCTCGGTGGCCACCACTCCGCTACCACCAAACGTGGGATAACATACTATTCCGATGTTCATATCTCTTGCTAACTATTCACCGGAAGTAAGCTGCCAACCTAGCGACTGATAGATTACGTCCTGGATTCTTGTACGTATATTCGATTCTACGAGTTTGTTATTGTGAGCGTCCGGATGAACCCTATTGGAAAGGAAGATATAAATCAGTTCCATTTCCGGATCTACCCACACCGCCGTACCAGTAAACCCAGTATGACCATAAGTAGTTTCAGAACTCCAAAAAGAAGTATTATTTCTTGTGAAAGAGAGGTCTTTCATGTCCCAGCCTAACGCCCGTGGAGCATTGTTAGACAGGCGCTGAGTAAACAAATCAACTGTCTTATTGTCAACATATTGTCTGCCTCCGTAATAACCTTTTTGCAGGTGCATTTGAAGCAAAATTGCCAGTGAATTCGCATTTCCAAACAGGCCGGCATGCCCGGCTACTCCACCCATTATCGCTGCGTTTTCATCGTGCACCGTTCCCCACACCATGTTTTTTCTGAAATAGAAGTCGAGCTCAGTTGGTGCGATCGACTGGTAAGGATAACTACACAAAGGCTGGAAACAAAGCCGATCCATGCCAAGAGGCTTGTACACCTCTCTGCTCACAAACTCGTCGAGTGGCATTCCGGCAACTTCCTCCACTAGTTTTTGGATGACCATGAACCCAAGGTCACTGTATTTGTAGGTGTAAACTGAATCTTTTGGCCCTAAGGTCATCAAATCCGTCTGCAAGGTCCATCGCCAAACAGAGTCCTTCATAGCCGGAGTTGAGTACATGCCGGGCAGAATCTCCATAGAAAATTCTTCGCCAGCGGAGGCGTTGAAGAACATAGGGTCAAGTATCTTCTTTCTTTTGCTTTCGTAAGATCGCTGCCAAAAAGGAATGTAGGGCTTGAGCCCAGCCTGGTGAAGCAGCACATCCTCCACAATCAGCCTCTCTTTGTTTGTGTCTAGCGTACTCTTAATGTAGGCTCCAAGGTTGGATTTAATATCGATTTTTCCCTGATCCACCAAAATCATCAACGCCTGTAAAGTGGCACTCACCTTGGTCAACGAAGCAAGGTCATAAAGTGTCTCGTTGGTAACAGGCATCAGGCTGTCGTAGCTCAGGTAGCCAAAGGACTTTTCGTAAAGCACCACGCCACCTTTGGCTACTAAAATCTGACAGCCGGGAGTGGCCTTGTCTGCAATGGCTTTTATCGCAATGCTGTCCACCACATTGAGTCCTTTAATGGTTCTCATCCATGGCTCTCCATACTTTAGCCTGGCAAGCGACGCTGTTGAAGATGCATTGGCAAAAAGCTCTTTCGACCCATTCCATTTACCTGAGTAACCATAGGCCCCAAAAAGAAGCTGTGGTGCCAGCCGCTCCGCCTGTTCGCCGCCCACAGGGTGGTAGCTTATGTGTTCAATGCCTGCAAACAACTCAAGGTTTTCGCTCAACCCCAAAAGCACCAACGTAACCTTCGTCCGCTCTTTTTGCAGCTTGATAAAAAAAACCAGCAGCCTGGCTTGCTCCTCGTGGCTCAGGGCATCGAACCACGCCAGATCGATAGCGGCGATGTAATTGTCGAAATGAGCGATTTGCCAGGCTGGCATTTCTGAGCTCATCAACCCACTGGGAAAGGCAAATTCTGTTACGGACGCATACTTGTGAATATGCTCAAGAAAATCCTTGCTCACATTACCAAAAGAGGATGTTGCAAAGGATTGATTTTCCAGTTTTTTAAACGGAATCAAGGACTCAGCATTTGTCAGAAGCGTAGCAGACTTCAAATTCAGTTGAAAAGCAAATGACCTTTCAGCTGTGTTGCCTGCGGCTGTCACAAAGTTCTCAGGCTGGCTTCGGAGCAGGAGTCGCTGCAATTTCCATTGCGAAATTTTGCCGATCACCGCTTTTTGTTTCTTGTATTTAATCTTGGCATCAACAAGCCTTGCCGACTCGTGAAATGCCTGCCCCGGCGACACGAAAAGAAAATCAGCAACAGGGTTCTTCAAGTCTTGATTCCAGGCCTTTTCTGATGGGTAAGAGGCGAATGTGATTGGATGGTAGCTAAACTCCTTAGCCAGGAATTTAGTCGCCTCGTAGCCGTTTTCGAAAGCCACTGGCTGATTTTGGAGAGAACTAATATTGATCCCCCTAATTTCGGCATCCTTGGACAGGCTGAGCTCTTCGGTTAAAGGAAGTCTTGACTCACCAAACGCACTGGATGAGAAATTACCCACAACATCAATCCCTCCTTCGGTGAGACCTTTCAGATAAGCAACGGCAGACTGTTTTACAGCTTCGGGCTGCTCACCATAGCCTTGCCAAAAAGAAAGTCGAAAGAGGTCTATCATCACAAAATCAACGCCTGCAGCACGTAACAGAGCTGCGTCACGTGAGGCCGCTTTTCTTGTCAAATCGTCGTCAGCCACTGCTGCCAGCACCGACGGTGGTGTGAGGCCAAGGTTGCGATAGGTTTTTTGATCAGCGGCACTGAGATTGAGCCCGATCAACAATTGATGTTCCGTGCCTTCTTCAACCAAGTCGATGTGAGCTGCAATTTCGGAAAGTAAGTGGTGCGGCTGGTATAAAATACCTCCAAGTTCCCTTTGATTCAGAAATTGTAAAATAGAGTCGTTTTGCGATCTTCTATCAACCTCCTCCAGCGTCAACATCCACCTCTGTGTCACTATTTCACCGAAAACTTCCTGTTCGCCCCATGCATGTGCCCTGACTCCAAAGTGCATCAGCACCAGGCAAAGTAGGGTTATTGAGGCCGTGTAAAGTTTTTGGAACATTGATCTTTTGATCTGTGTTAATCCTAAAATATAACCTAACTTTGTTTTAAAACGTAAAGATTTTATTCACCCTTCTGCACACAGTAGCAAAAGCGGTACCAAA contains:
- a CDS encoding serine hydrolase domain-containing protein gives rise to the protein MFQKLYTASITLLCLVLMHFGVRAHAWGEQEVFGEIVTQRWMLTLEEVDRRSQNDSILQFLNQRELGGILYQPHHLLSEIAAHIDLVEEGTEHQLLIGLNLSAADQKTYRNLGLTPPSVLAAVADDDLTRKAASRDAALLRAAGVDFVMIDLFRLSFWQGYGEQPEAVKQSAVAYLKGLTEGGIDVVGNFSSSAFGESRLPLTEELSLSKDAEIRGINISSLQNQPVAFENGYEATKFLAKEFSYHPITFASYPSEKAWNQDLKNPVADFLFVSPGQAFHESARLVDAKIKYKKQKAVIGKISQWKLQRLLLRSQPENFVTAAGNTAERSFAFQLNLKSATLLTNAESLIPFKKLENQSFATSSFGNVSKDFLEHIHKYASVTEFAFPSGLMSSEMPAWQIAHFDNYIAAIDLAWFDALSHEEQARLLVFFIKLQKERTKVTLVLLGLSENLELFAGIEHISYHPVGGEQAERLAPQLLFGAYGYSGKWNGSKELFANASSTASLARLKYGEPWMRTIKGLNVVDSIAIKAIADKATPGCQILVAKGGVVLYEKSFGYLSYDSLMPVTNETLYDLASLTKVSATLQALMILVDQGKIDIKSNLGAYIKSTLDTNKERLIVEDVLLHQAGLKPYIPFWQRSYESKRKKILDPMFFNASAGEEFSMEILPGMYSTPAMKDSVWRWTLQTDLMTLGPKDSVYTYKYSDLGFMVIQKLVEEVAGMPLDEFVSREVYKPLGMDRLCFQPLCSYPYQSIAPTELDFYFRKNMVWGTVHDENAAIMGGVAGHAGLFGNANSLAILLQMHLQKGYYGGRQYVDNKTVDLFTQRLSNNAPRALGWDMKDLSFTRNNTSFWSSETTYGHTGFTGTAVWVDPEMELIYIFLSNRVHPDAHNNKLVESNIRTRIQDVIYQSLGWQLTSGE